The region GTGTCGCAGTGCAGATTGCAATGTATGCTAAGTATTTCAATCTGTTCCACTTTTCGAAATAAGACATTTTGCTGGAATTTAGTCACCACAAAGGTGCTATGTGATTTATCGATGTTCTCTCCGTGCATTTGCTCATGATACTTGGACGGGACGCGTGCTTAACTTAGACCACGGTTTCGTTGCCTGCGTACAAACGCGAACCCTGCGGGTGGGTCGGTGTCATGCTGCACACATACGACGTCCTAGAGGCTGCGACGCCGTCTATTCAGCAGAGCTCAACTCAATCATGGAGGGCCGTTTTTTTCTGTGCGTGATAGTGTAGAGGCATGCTGAATGTGTTAGGAAATGACTCCCAGTCAAAATGTAGCCATTTAATACCATTAACACAGTTTTCCCCTGGTTCAGTACCTGCCGTAAGAGAATGGGGGAATCTGAGACGTGCGCATCATGTACGCCATCAAGCGCACGCTGCCACTCTGAAACAATCAAGCACTGCTTGATATCTCCAGCTGAGAGCatgagtgggctcggcagcagagACGCGAACCGACTGCCGCGCTTTGGCGACCGAGTCCAAAAGTAGCTACGCACCTGCTGAGCGTCCGAGACGGGTGTGATGGCGCCTCCCGCATGAATAAGCTTCCTAACTGCGCTTCAAGGGTGGCATAGATCAGCTGAAATGCCGCAAAGAACGGGGCTCCGAGCAGGATGCAGCTCGCGCTTGCCCGTCAGTGCATTCGATACAATGATGGCTGAAAGGACGGGGAGTTGTGGACGGCCGCGGTTTGAaaagttttcggtcgtcgtcagCAGAAACGAAAGCATTTCGCCCGAGTCCGCGCCTCTCAGAAATGGGGCACTTGTGACGTAACCgagagccgccgccgccgagtcggGCTCCAAACACGACGGGTATTTCGGGCGGCCGCTGGCACGAGACCCGCGACGCTCGCCCGTTTCGAGGCCCTTGTTTGCCGCGGGCAAGTGCGTAGCTCGGGCAGCCCTCCTTCTCGCTCTCAGAGGCGCTTCGCTTTGAGCGCGCGGTGGGTCCCTGGAATACCCGTAGAGAGCAGAGGGGGCAACCATCCATTGGCAGGCTCTCTAAAGATGTGTCGGGTGCACACTGTTCGAAACGCCGTCTGAGCATACAGCGGCTGCGAGCGCTTTTTTTTCCCAAGACACACTTAGCGCGCATTTGTCAACACGTCTGCTGATAGAAACACTTCAGTTTTTGATCGCCAAGACTCCCCACAAATGTCGCCTTGATATCATCggagtttctttttctttcactatgAGTAACCGAAGGTCATCGTTGTTATGAAGCAAGGGATGTCGTCATGGAATTAGGAACATTTCTTCTGTGCTCTAATTTAATTCGCTCGTTCTGAAATTTTTCGTTTGTTTATACTTGTTCCCGCTGCCTTGGCGTATGTTGTCTCATATGCTTGCTATGAGCGAATTTGCTGTTTGTCGGTGATTTCCCTCGAGCCAGGACCAAATACGGCCTGCAATAGTTGTAGTTGCAATAGCTGGTCGTGCAATAGTTGCACGACCAAACTTTGAATGTCTGGAGACGTCTCTCCTTTCGGTACGCCCAGGGGGCAGCGCCTGTAGTTTTCTGCTGGCGAATGGACGCTTCCTGTCGGCCACTGCACATTACAGCGAAGAATGCACGCTACGTAAAGCTCGGGCTGAGTGTCGCGGAAAGCGAATTTGCGAAGGTTAATACGACGAAAGCAAAATGGATTCATACTTTCCACACAAGCATGCATGCACCACAGCTATGTAGCCCAGTCAACACCTCAAAAATATCCTTTCTCTACAGGGACTGGTCATGACAAGAATGTGAAGCCCGTGTTTTTTTATGCAGTCGTTAAAGAGTGCGCATCCCTACGTGCTTACAAAGTATTTTATTGACTGATCTGCTCACTACTAGCGGAAGGTGAACGAGGAAGTCAACAGCCATCGAGCTACCGCATTCGGCACCCAGAGCGAATTCCAACTGGTTCGCAGCTAACCACTCTTTGATATTTTGTTGTGTTTACATAGCTGTTAATGACCAATTACGCGCTGTCCGCCGATTCATATCGAACTTGAGCAAGTGGGACGTTTGAAGCACTGAGCGCTCCGGACGCAGCGTGCCGTGAATTGAGCAGCGCAGTTGCCGCGTCGGCCGTTCCATCCCAGCTGCGTCCAGGCCCTCCGAGTCACCCGAAAGTTTGCCGGGAGCAGACACATGGGACGCCTTTTCGGTGGAGCCGCGTTGCAACAGGCGCTTCGCAAGTTGCCAAATGAATCTGCTGCAGACAACCGTTGGGAACAGCATCCCTTGAAGGACACGGATTTCCCAGCGGAGGAAGAACCCTCGGGAAATGCGAAAACGCATTTCAAAGTACGCGTCGTTTTTTAAGAACGGATCATATGTGACAGCACACGCTTCATACAAGGCATAGGAGCGCACACCCGCCTGCGCTGTCCAAAGGATCACCTGGGATAATTGCAGAAAAATGCATAAAGAATGCCGCACGCTGGTAAGCGCATAAACACAAAGTCACGTGCGCCGTACAGGACCAAGCCACAGACAATCTGAGGTTGCGGTTCGCTAGTTTCGCAAGACATGTTTCTTAGCCTCGCAACTTTTCGCCGCTTGACTCGGCAAGTTTACACTGCAGATTTTTGCTGCATTATCGAGCTGCTCAAACAATAGTCGGGTGAGTAAGTGCATCCTCCGCAtgtgcggtttttttttcttgtctcacAGATTCCGTTGCAAAGTTGGCGTGCAGTTTGTCACCTGTTTCTCAGCCGTATTCAGGCTGTCGGGAAACCTGAATACATGCCTACAGTGAAAGATGGCACGGAAAGTTGCGGCTAATTTTCCCCGTGGGACACGTCTCTATTCCGCAGGCATGGCGTCTGCTGAACACGACAGCGGCATACGAAGGCACACGCGTATTGTGGTTTCTCCGCTCTCCCTGCGCCGCTCACGTGGAAGGAGCACGCAGCTGATGCGCTGGCCATGCCAACCACGAGGCATTCCCCGAAACCTGAGGCCGCTCTAAGCAAGCAATTTTGCTCAGTGCTCGATAAATGGCCACTGCATTTGGAAGTGAGATCTTCCTGCTGATCAGCAGGAGTTTCGGACGCACTTACAGCGTCCCTAATCTCCTAGAGCAAAATCATCGTTGCAGATCTTTgtatgttgctttttttttctttttcactttcatttctttcctttttttcttactTCTATCTCTTTGtttatgcaaaagaaaaagataaaCTTATAACAACGCACGAGCTTTAAAAATAAGTGTTAAAAGTGATAAGCTCTCAACAAACGTACACAAAATGTGACAATGGTCGCAATCCTCGTCAGAAGCGAAATCAAGTAATTGCAGGGCAGAAGATTATCCAAATGTCGCCGGTAAACCATATAACTCGAAAGAAACATGTAACACACAAGACCGCTGCAAGAACCTCGGAACAACAATGAAGCGTGTTGTCCGGCTACACAGACTTAATTCGCTTGTGAGGCCTGCCCGTGGCTGTGCTGGCGAGCGCTGAGATTCGCGCAAATGAAATGTCGGCAACACTGACGCCCACCGCAGCGTGGCTGGAAAGAGCGACGCACGCAAGGTCGCTCCGGTTAGCGGCCAGCGCCTAGGGGCGCCGTGCGCAAACCCTGACTCAGAGGGGGAAATTCGAGCTGCGGCGCGCCTCCGTGACCCGGTGATGTCAGCGGCGGGGAGGAGGCTCGCCCTATATGTCGACGGCGGCGCCTCGCAGTGCCGTGTGCAAAGTGTTAGAAAAATGGGCCGCTCGCCGGTCTccgcagcacacgctcgctgggTTCTCTGCTGCGAACTACCGCCTTAGTGCGACCGCTTCTCCGACAGGTAAGCCGCCGACGGATTACCCTCTGGATTTGACAAGACTGCGGATTAGGGGGAGAACGGTGGTCACGGTAAGCAGACGGCGCTAGCGTCCAGTGACGTCAGCACCGCGGCAGATAGGCCCCGCGTTGCTCGGGTCACGCAGAGGGCTCGCGCTAGCAAGCATGCTCTCGGCACGTTTCGCTTGGTGCCACGCATAAGCAGTAAGGAATGCGAACCTTCAATAGCAGATAGCTCCGAGCTGAGTGACGTGTTGGCTGTATGCGCACGGTGGTGCTCGTCCGTTTCACCTCCTTGTGTTAAAAGCTGCCCTTTTCTCCGCTTTTTTTGCCACCGCAAAAGTAACTCGGTCAGAATGGAAGGAGGGGGCGTTTCATCGCGTCTCGGTTAAAACCGACTGTGGCGGAAGGGGAATGGGCTCTGGCCCGCAGCCAGGTTCTGCGAATACCGCTCCGTTATGGTCCCGTGACGCACGCTGTCTGCAGGCGTTTCCTTTTTTGAGCAGCTGGCGAGTCGCGGCAGCCTCCTAATACGCGCCGAGGAAGACGCCGGTCTGTAACTCAATCTGAAGGCGTTCGTGCGTCTTTTTCTCCTGTGCTCTGCGGCTCACCGTAAGGCGGAGGTAATACTGCGTAAAATCAAGTCCTTCTTGAAAGGTGGAAAGGATAAAAATCGCTAGTGGGCGGAAACGAGCGCCACTAATCGGTCTCCTATCAAACCAGACCTGAAATTCTGTGGATTCCAAAGTGCTTGCTCGCTGCAAATTGCAAAAAAACTTAGGGACTCGCTCTCCGTCATCAGTTTCGTGGCTTGAACCGCGCTGAAAATACAAGCCTTCTATCTTGTGCAGCACAGGTCCACCTGATTAGCTCAGCCCTCCGAACCTTTTCGCTGTTTTCGTCTTGAACAAAAGTTATGCCTGCTGTTTTCAGACTCTCATTACAAAGCAAAAGCCCCAAGTACGGAGTAAAAACTATATAATTGACTCGAAAACAGTGCTTTGGGGGGAAACGGCCTTGCCATCTCTGCTAGTTCTCTGCTGCAGAAAATGTAATGCTCCGAACATCAGCGTTCTCTAAACATGGGCGTCCTTTTTGCGTTTCCCTAATCGTATGGACGTCTTATAAGCGTAatggagacaaaaaaaaactttcgagGGTTATTCAAACAACCTCGTTCGAGTGCCGTTTGCCCCCAAAATGCGTGGGTGGCTATGCAAAGGCGGTTTTCGCTTGAGCCTGGCGACTTATTTATTTACTTAGCCTATTTACGAGCACAAACTTGACGGCGCTCATTTCAAAGCCTGCCGTCTGCCAAGAGTTGAAGGAAATGACATATATTTTTGTGCCTCTATCCTTCGACATATGCAAAGTTCTCGACGTGAAACAGTTTCCTTGATATGTTAGCAGAGGTTTGTAATAGAGATCCAAATTGCTTCGCAAAATCTTTCACCTGTAAGCTCACCCCCCGTGTCACAGGCGTCGTTGTAGCACATCTTTTGGCTCAGTTCATGCTACAGCTTGCCCTGTCTCTAGGTCATTCTCAAATAGTGTTCTCACTGTGTAGCTGGACGCCGTTTGCATACGCGCCTCATTCGGCCTCTCGTCGCTATTCACCGCCCATTGAGGTATTGAGGTTGCTCATCTCGCTTCACACTGCGCAGCTCACAAAGCAACACATTTCTTACTTTACGCAACTAGCTGATGTGGGTTAGCCTTGGAGACCGATCCTTCGCAAGCCAGTTTTCTTTCCTCCGGGCTGTGCAACATTCTCGGCGTTCAAAATCTGCAAGAGGCGACTAGTCTTCGCTCTATGAGgtgaacacagagtttctcatacCGGACACTCATTATGTAGAACCAATCGCTTTTTAATAGCGCGCAAGGACTAATCCGATGGGTACAAACCCCGAGAAAAATGGTCCGTTCTCTGTTCCGTTGCCTGTTCGCCTAGCGCAAACGCTCCGTCctgcgacactgcccgctcatcgtcgtcctCTACGTAGCAAAAATCCTTTCTTTCTCACTGATTCGAGTGTAATAACATTCTATCCAGTTTTTTCTTTATACACGCATGCATACAATGACCTGAAAGCAGTAAACCTTTGCGCAGTGCTTTCAGGTCGCATTCCACTGTCGCTCATGTTGTCGCCTATGTTGCGTTCTCTACGGCCTTCCCGTGGTGGTAGCTGGTTCGGACTGAAACAACCTCTAGAAGTAGCCGAACGCCCTCTGTGTGGCAACCAATTGTTCTCTCCTGGTGCAGCAACCATGCCTTTCAAGCCCGTCGAGCACGCCAAGTGCCCCAAGTGCGGCAAGTCCGTCTATGCCGCCGAGGAAATGCTGGCCGCCGGCAGCAAGTGGCACAGGACCTGCTTCGTGTGCGGTAAGTGGGCGGCGGCGGGCGCGGCTGGGAACACAGCGACCTGACCTCTGCCACCACCGCAGGTCTCTGCCACAAGCGGCTGGACAGCACCAACGCCAGCGAGCATGGGGGGGAGCTCTTCTGCAAGCAGTGCTATGGCCGCAAGTTTGGACCCAAGGGATACGGTTTCGGCGGCGGTGCTGGCTGCCTCTCCATGGACAAGGGCGAGCACCTCGGCAACACCGAGTGTGCCATGAGGTAGGTGCACCTGGAGGCCTCTTCCACCTAGAGCCTTAAGGACAGTTCCTCCTAACAAAGAAAATGTTCCCCTCTTTGCAGCAACAAGCCACATGACCCCACCTACGGCTAAGGACGGTGTTCAAATATTGCGATCGAGCGACGGAAACCAGTGATGCActtttgtagcttttttttttctacaccatCGTCATGCATCGAACGGCAGTCAACGGAGTGCTCGGAACGAAGACCTGCGACACTTGGTGCAAGCTGCTCCGAAGATTGTGCTTCTCATTTAGCAGACTGGACAAAAGAAAGACAGGCTGGCCGCACGTGGTTTAGCCATTAATGAAAAATTTGTGTGACTCGTGCGCAAGCGTTCACAGCCTGCTGCTGCGTCGCAACTCAAAGTGTCAACTCGCAATTATTTCGTTTTTGCTTCTTTCAATAATAGCACATGCAGCGTGGTTCTCCAGCTGATTCAATTAAACGATTGGCGATATGCATACTTCAAAACAACAGTGTTCGCCTCATGTATTTGAAACACACAGACTTGACACGTTAGATGAAGCCACAAGTCTGGTTAACCTTGTTTCACCTTGCTCATTCCACAATGgaagcaagctgttttttttccttgtttggtTTTATATGTTTGAACTATTTTCGCTAatgtcgacaaaaaaaaaacgcgtgaaaAATAATCTAGTCTCGCTTCGTCCAGCAGCCCTCCCCGGACTCCTCTCACCCAGCAGCGGCCTACGAAGGATGGTTTCTCTACTGCATGAACAGGGGGCTCACAATGAAGACCCCGGTACGACGACGCGTTGGTGTGCTTGGTAGTGCCATAAAAATTAGTGTCTTTTAAAGACCCTGAAATAACGGTGAAATAAAAATGCTTATTATTTAAATTACACGTCTTCTGTGTTTCATCTACGCATCAGCAAAACTGCGGTGGCCTCTTCCTCTGATGCCAAAGGGCACGGCCGCCCAGAAAGGCTCGCGTATCTCACTCGTCGCCCTATCCGTCAAAGGAAACGATGACCTGCAGTTTGTTGAGAGATGCGTTGTGGTGCGGCAGCAGTGCTTTCTCCGTGCTTGGCTGACTGTGGTCATTTTCGGCAAGATAGAATGATATTCTGTACTCGATGTGCGCCCGTAAAATATTCCTGCTTTATGTCTGGCGCCACTAATCATAATTTACCATAGTATCTAGGCGGCCGTGTGGGcggaaaactacaaaaaaaaaactttacgtaCGCAGAGGCGCACAGCGAGCCCTCTTTTGCTCTTTCTGCATAAGTCCTCTGTGATGTTAAATAGTTGCTAATCTGTGCTTGAGTATTCCTTCTTCGTTTCCTCTGTGTGCGTCACGGTATGTTGTGCGCACTTTCTTACCACAATCGCAATTCGCTGGAAGAATACCTCCCCAACATGTTCCTCGAATAGCGTAGGAAAGCGGTGCCCGGTAACTTGCGGGCGACCCGTTCGGTTGGTCCCTGTCAAAGCGCCCAGCCCATTGGCAAGGTCGCGTCCGCTCCAAAGAGGATATTGACCAAGGTCCTCGTGCTATCAAGCACCTACCACAGCGGCTGCATAGCATGGGGAAATAGATAAAATCCCAATCATGAAGGCTGCCAGCCACGAGCTGTGGTCTAGTGGGTTGGGtgcccgcctcggctgcgggaggtggttggttcgaaacccaccgccggacacccaccggtaaaaatgggtacaagcggcccccggcttggcgcccggctttctttaggggtgttcgcttggaagaagctccgtaaaccccactgcgcccctcgcgggccaaGCCCAAATTTcggacaacctcgcagcctgctaaaggtggtaccccttcggccaacgtggttcgaGTGAGAATGATCAAGGTTCAAACCTTGATCTATCTGCTGCAGTAGCAGCcataaaaaaaagggccacaaatgggcttctaccgcacgaggcggatttaacgttgttgacggcggaacgtatcgctgatccatcagagcaactagaagttttcggtctgccacaagagatccccccccccccccccagccatacacggagtaggccggggccagaccacttcccaagatGCAAGCCCCATAAGTTGAAGCAAGCTCGAAAACTGGTGGACCCCCACACCAAAGACTGCTCTTGTACCActttaggtttggtcatcctcgTGCCCGAAAACCCTCCCATCGAGCGTGACGGGCTGGTCCACTAGTGCCACCTCGTTGGTCGCGTCTGGGTCCAACCCAGGAGCGTCGGATAGGCGGAgtcgctactccccgtggtgcgcttccgtgctgcgcacccctgccagacgccgaagcgccctcgacttcgggtaatctcttcgtgccgcaCTCCAAGCGAGATCCCGATTCTACAAAATTTTATGAAGCGTCTTGGctttgacgccggccctggtgtacTAAGTCCGGACCCACCGCCTACGTACCGGGAagtgcgagtgtgggcttcatcccaaACCCCTATGGTCTCACAGCAGTACTACTCAAAGGCTCTCAAGGGACGCAAGCGCCagtcctgctttcgcttcgccctcggtcTCTTCGCCTGCTGAGATGCCCgcaggcctcagcgtttcccaGAGATGGCCCTGGTTGCCCGGAGGGGGACCGAGGACAGACCCAAGCAGCGCTCTCGAGTGATAGTAGGGCTCGGGTTACACAGGGACGCCCCTACCCCTGATGACTTTagtcagcggggatttccctgcagcgTATTCGCTTGAGACTTAGCCACAGCAGCCTATCCCTAAGCTGCCTTGGCGTATGAACTCTCTCGCTTTCGGTTAGAGGGAGAGGGTCACCACAGCCCTTCCCAGGTTCACCAATGACAGTCGCCCC is a window of Amblyomma americanum isolate KBUSLIRL-KWMA chromosome 4, ASM5285725v1, whole genome shotgun sequence DNA encoding:
- the Mlp60A gene encoding muscle LIM protein at 60A, which gives rise to MSTAAPRSAVCKVLEKWAARRSPQHTLAGFSAANYRLSATASPTATMPFKPVEHAKCPKCGKSVYAAEEMLAAGSKWHRTCFVCGLCHKRLDSTNASEHGGELFCKQCYGRKFGPKGYGFGGGAGCLSMDKGEHLGNTECAMSNKPHDPTYG